GCATATTTGCATAGCAAAGATGATAAGTACTATCAAGCGGCATTAATTACAGCGAAACCACTTACGTCACTGCTAATAAAAGACTCCTTTTTACCGGGTAGATTAAATAAAGATTGGCAGGGTACGGTAGACTGGAGTTGCCTAACAGGCTCAGTACAAATTGCTTCATGCTTATTATTATTGAATGATGTATCACCTAATCCAGAATTTGTTAAAGCAGCATTACAAGCGATTACTTTTGTCCGTAAAACAATAAAAATTGAAGAAGATAAAGCTTATTCTGGTGGTGTACAGGGTTCGTATCCAGTACAAGGTGGCTATGGGCGTTACCAACAACTGAACTGGGCGGCAAAATTCTATATTGACGCTCAACTATTGGCATTAGAAATTAAATAAATATTGGATTATTATGGTTATTCATAAGATAAATAAACTCATAGCAACTATAAAAACACAAGGTATACGTAAAGCTATTGTTAAAGTAGCCGCACAATTTAAGTTCTCGTATAAATATTACTTTATTTACACTTATAACTTGAACTCAAGCTCACCAGCTATAGCAGTAAACGAAGCGATAAATACCAACGAAAATGATTATTCAATAAAGTGGTGGAGTGAGAGTGATTTTTGCAAAAACAAAACTACCTACTTAGAAAAGAGAAGTGATATGACTGACAGTTATATCGAAAATTGGCTTCCATTAGGACACCAAACAGTAGTTGCAAGATCTTTACCTAATAATGATATTATTGGTGACATGTGGCTTGCTTTCGACAACTTTCCTTTTCCTAGTAAGAGTAAATCTTTACGAGATTGGGCGATAGAAAATCACTATGGCTATGCATTCATGGCTTTTGTACAGCCTTCTCATCGAGGGAAAAAGATTTTACCCTGCCTTATGAATGAGCAATTAAAATTGGTAAAAGATAATAACAAAAAAGGCCTTATGGCCTTAATAATGCCCAAAAGCAAAAGTTCACATAAGTCATTTTCATCAATGGGATTCAAAAGAGTAGGCAAGCTTCATGTACTGCAGCTGTTCTCTAACAATCATACTTGGATCTCTGTTTAGACTATCGTAGATGATAAACTAATTAACAATATTACCTCTAATACATTGTTAATTAGTTGTTTAAAATTCGACAGTGAGCATAATATTGATTTTGCTATTTCTTGCCGATTTAAAGGTATTTTAGTTTATTTAAGACATCCATCTGGTTTATGATTTACGGTGATTTTTCGCTATATCTCTCATGAGTAATTCAGCACCAGTTAAACTCAAATGATTATCATCAAAGTATAATGCACTTCCTTTATGTATTATCGAACAATAACTTTCTCCACATAGACGCTCAAATGGCTTAATTCGATATAGCTTATCTCCGTATACTAAAGAATTTAATTTGTTAATAATAAACTCGTTTCTTCTCATGTAGTAGCTTTTAGAAACCGACTGTTCGAGATCTAACATTGATTCGTCACTGAATATAGAGAAGGGTGAAATGGCTTTATTAACATGTAATGGCATTTCTGGTATTGGATACATAATATGTACAGTTTTTCCTGCCCTGAGTAACCGCTGAACAATTGCATCTAAGCTATCCCAGTATATATCTCTTAACTCAGCTGTAGATTGACTTTTCTGCGTAACTTTAATTCGATTTTTAGGGCTAATGTTTGGCAGTTCAGGGTAGTTATGTTGTTGCCCGCCAAATAAAAATTCACTATATCTAAAACCCAATAAGACATTAGTTATTGTCTTATCATTCTCCAAATAGTCCAATGACTGCTTTATCCATTCTGAGCACCCTTTTACATTTACATCAAACAATAGTGCTGGTGGGCAGCCACTAAAGCTCAAATGTAATATTCCAAGGTTATTTTCCTCAAGTTGTTTGGCTAATGCATAGGTTGGTTCAACGATATGGCTATCACCAAAACTTGCCCATTTAACATCTTTTTCAAAGTACCTGCACGCTGCCGAAGGTTTTAAAAATGAATCGCCCTGAGTATGACAGGCTTCACGTTTTGGGCTGAACTTAATAGAATCTGTAAATTTATTCTCAGGAAATCGACCTTTAAAACCATTACCTACATGCCCTAATACGCCTATTAATAAGAACAGACTTAACGATATACCGGACAATTTAAAAATTGCCTTCTTAGAATAAGCTGATTTATTTCTAAAAGGCTTCTCTATATACCGATAGCTCGTGATGGCAAGAAAAAAAGTCAAAATAATTGCCATATAAAACCAAATATTCAGGGGTTCTCCAATGGTTTTCAATCTTAAAAAGGCAAAGATTGGCTGGTGCCATAAATATAGGGAATAAGAAATAAGCCCAATAGAAACAAATAAATTATTGCAAAGAAGGCGCCCAATATAAGTCTCGGCATGCGCAAACCTAATAATAAATCCAGTCCCGAGAACTGGTATCAAGGTGTAAAAACTAGGAAATGGTGTTTCATTATCAAATGTTAAGATCGAATAGATGATCAACAGTAAGCCTACAATTCCTCCTAGCTCGTTTCGAATCCTTTTATCCGCAACACTAATCGGCTTACCGAAAGCGATTAAAGAGCCAATAAACAACTCCCAAGCACGGCTAAATATAAGATAAAAATTTGCATCAATATGATTATTCATCGCCAAATACTGAGCAAAAAACAATGAAATTACCGTCATTATAAATAACAAACTATATAAGTATTTCTTGCCTTTAGACCATAATGCTGACATTAAAATAGGGAAAAATAAATAGTACTGCTCCTCTACGGCAAGACTCCACGTATGCAGTAAAGGTTTTTCATCTGAAGCCGTAGAAAAGTAACCATTGGTTAAATAGAAAAAAATGTTAGACGAAAAAGTTACAACAGCCACAACACTTTGTGAATAAGATTTTAATAGCTCTGCCGGCATTAAACAAAATGCCGCGATACTTGTAACAATCAATACAGCAGATAATGCGGGTAGGATCCTTCGCGCACGTCGTTCATAAAAGCTAAGTAGTGAAAATTTATCATTTTCCATTTCTTTCAGGAGAATAGAAGTGATTAAATACCCACTAATGACAAAAAAGATATCTACACCGATATATCCCCCACTAAAGCTAGAAAAACCAGCATGAAAGAATATAACCGGCATCACCGCTATAGCTCTAAGACCATCAATTTCTTTCCTATAATACAACTAAATCACCTACTTAATTACGAATTATAGTTAAGCTTAGTTGCCTTTAATAGCTGCAACCAGTTTTTTACTTTGTTAAGTAAATTACCTGTGGATGATAATATTTTTTGTCCTGATGGTTGGTTAACAATTTCAGCACCAAAATCCTTTTTAAAACTAAATAGACCTGCTTGATTTTGTGATTCTCCTTCGCTGACACCACCAAGATTAATGGATTTAAAGCCCTTTTTTTTAAATTGCAAAATGGTATGCCAAATCATGTGAGCAGGACCTGAGAACTTGTTGCCGTCAATCGTCGAGCCACTAATAACGTAGTATACCTTATCATTGTAATAACCAAAGAGACCGGCATTAATAGCTTCATTATCGACTTTACTGGTTACAACAACAGCACGGTCTAGGTCAATTAGCTTATCTTTAATGCGCTTAACCATTTTACTATGATTACTCACCACAACCCCCTTTCGTGCAAGAGCAGACTTTTGCATTGATTTTAATTGCGCCACACTTTCTATTGAATGCTTAAAAACAGATTCGACCCCTTTTTTTTCTGCTTTACGAATATCAGTTCGTTTACTTCCTTTCAATTTTTTCCAAATATCATCTTCGCTCGCTTCCAGCGAAATATAAAACTCACTACGTTCATTTAATTGGTAACCTAGTACCGTTAAAATATCTTTTGAGTGACGAGATTCATAGGCATGATTAAAGATATAAAAGACACCCAACTTAGCTAATTCGTCTTCAATTAAACGCATAAATGGCAATAAATCGTCGGAATTTAATGTTTCAGGTAACGCGCCAAAACTAGCCTTTTTACAGTATATTGAAAACGGCCAAAGCTTTGGTGACTCAAGGTGCACCACAGCTATACCTTCAACATCTCCGTTTGGAGTGACGAGCGAAAGAAATAACGGCGTGCCACTACTGTTATTCGTTTCATACAAGGCATATGCATGGGTATGAAAATAATTCCCCCCACAATGAGTTACTCGTTTATCCCATTCAGCGGCGGAAATATCCTTATTAATTATTACTTTCATTTCAAATCCCTAGGTCCCGGTACCATAATAGATATCAACAATTTACTAATGATAGTATTTGTTCAATTTGTGCTTGGCGACTTAACTCATCACAATTACGTTCGTTAACTTGAAAATTTAGAAGGCGAGGGAATTCGCTAACAATACAATCTTCGTCATCATAATCAGAGTACACGACATTATCGGAATATTTATCAAGTAATTTCTTTGTTGCACCGTCAGCACCGATTACCGCCCATACGGGTCGGTTTAGTGCCAAATATTCATACGCTTTTGTTGGGATCTGTCTATCGAATCGACTACCTTGCAGTAATAACAATGCATCAGCACTTTTGGCAATTGCTAAAGCAGCTTCCATAGGTACTGGCGGTTCAATGGATACCTCAAATGATTTAGCGGTATTTTTTAGGTGATTTTGCGTGCTTAAATCAGGTATATCACCAATTAACCTCAATTTGATTTTTTTATCTGTATGTTTGCAATTTTTTTCTATTGCTCGAACAATTGGCTTTATATCCCGGCCTTCATTATAGAAAGAACCAATATGAACTAATTCAAACGTGTTATTTAATTTAGGATTGTCAGCCTTTATTTGATTAATTATGTCTCGGTCAAATCCGTTACCTATTACAGTCGTATTTGTATTGAACTGATAGTAATCCTTTAGGCTTTGGGTACTGTCTTCTGTACAGGTTATTATTTCTTGACTAAGTGATACAGCACGCTCAACAATCGGCTGACAAACTTTTGTTTTTGCACTTTCATCAACTTTATCGTAAATCCAATAAGGAGGATCTCTAAAATCAGTAATCAATTTTTTCCCTGTCGCACGTGCTATTTTTTCTGCGACATCAACAGAAGCAAAATCAGGGAAAGAGGTAAAGATAAGGTCAATATCAAGTTTTTTAACTAAGTTTTTACCTTTATTAACAGCAAAAGGGATCCATGTTGCATATTTTCCAGTTTTAGCTAATGAAGGATAAATTGGTAATCGCCTACTGCTTAATAATCGTCTTTGTAACAAACTTAATGTAAAAGCTCGATAAATATTATTTTCACTATCAAATATCTGGTTTGATTTTAAACCTTGTGCGGATGTAATCGTTGATAATATTGCGACAAAATGGCCGTGCTGCTCAAGAAACCTTTTGAAAAAACGAATACGATTTACCCCACTAGCAGAAAATGGTTCATATTCTGTGATGACAATTAAGATTCTAGTCATGAGCTTTTCCTGTTTTTATTAGCATACCAAGCAACTTCTGTTTAACCTCTTTATCTAGCAGCATAGGCCATGCAATAAGCAACGCTATACAAACACAAGCAATCGCTGCAATAATTAGCTGCCCCCAATTAAGAGGTTCAAATAATTGCATCATACTTATACCCAAGACAACAAGCAAAATGTATAAAACCACAAGTTTGATGAATTCCAAGATTGGTTTTAAAACTGGTAATTCTGTATATTTATTTAATAAGACTAAATGCAAAATAACATCAGATACAAAAAAACTACATGCAGTCGCAATGGCTATCCCCAATAATCCCCACTGACTACCTAACACTAACGATAAACCGATGTTTAATAAAGCCCCAAGCAAATTAACAACCGACAACAACTGGTGTTGAGCTTTTGCTAACAATAAACTACTGATCGGGCGAGAAACCGTTCGACAAATATAAGCAAACCCGAGTATTGGAGCTAGTTGCCCTGCTTGAGCATAATCAAGGCCTATCCATAACGTGATAAAATCTTCGGCTAAAATAGCCAATGGCATATACAGTAAAATGACGGTAAAAAAATTAATACTGATGATCAGTTTGAATGTCCCATCCAGCCCTGTATTTCTAGCAACCATTTTGGTAAGTACTGGTTGAAAAACACCAACGATAGCTCCAACTAGTGATTCAACTTGATTCATCAAACTATTAATTACATTGTAAATAGCGACAAATTTCAAACCTAATAAATGACTAATAATAATGGGATCTACTCGTCGATTAACACTCTTTGCCATTCCCATCAAAATAAGATGTTTGGAGAATGCGAATAATTGCCTAACTTCGCTAAACTTAACCAAGTGGAGAACAAACTTGAATTCCGGATGAAGTTTACGGGCAAAATGCATTTTTAAGCTGTGTGTCAGTATATCTGCAGCAATTGTGGCAAACACTGCCCCATAAATATTCATATCAATAATTAGGTAAAATACCAGTATTGATTTTACCACCATATTAAGAGTACCGAGGTTCGCATCAATATCCATGCGAAGATACGCAGTGAAGAAACCGTGAAAACAATTCATGATAAAATCTAAAAAAACTTTAATCGCTAATATCGAAAAAGCTATTGTTGCAATTGACTGTTCTTTTTCATTTATTCCGAGTAACTCAGGAAAAAAGGCAAGCACCAAAACACAAAAAGCAGCAATAAAGCCCAAAACAGAAAATAAGGCTACAGCAACTGAAAAAACTATATTTATACGGTGGTTGTCTTTATTTTCCAGTGCTAATACGATGTTTCTTTGTACTGCATAAGCAAAGCCAAGATCTATAAAATTAAACCAACCTAATGCTGAAAGAATTAGAATCCATAGCCCGTAGTGGGCATCACCTAGATGATGAATAAGATAGGGTGTTAACACTAGCGATATTACGGTAATAATAATAACTTCTAATGTTCTAAACGTTGAACTTTTAATTAATTGTTTTTTCATTAAAACTTAACCGCACTAACCTTGTAAAAATATGGCACAAAATAACTGTAATTACGCGCTTGTACAACAATAGACACTAAATACTGAGTCACAAAACTTCCTTATTTATCAAATCATCACAATGTAACATTATGTAATCGGTTTATCTTTATCTTTGTTGAAAATACGAGTTGTTCTAAGTAAATAAAAATCTATAACTAATACTACAAAAATGTTACTTTCATTTGTATTTTTTGTTAAATTAAAGGCACTTATACTCATTCATTCAATTTTAGGATTTTAGCAGTTATGTACGCTTTTATTTTACGACGTTTTTTAATGCCTGCTTATGAAAAAATAAAAGGCAAAAATTTACTGCACCACCTTGAAATTTATGAAAGTAATTTAACACTAACGAAAAAGCAGCTTGAGGATAAACAGTGGCAAGCCCTTGAGGCTTTAATTACACACGCATTTGAGTACACATCTTTTTATCCTAAACATTGGGCTAAATCAGGAATAAATTCAAGAAATGATATAAAATGCATGGCTGATTTTGCCAAACTCCCTGTCGTTACTAAAGATGATATTTCCGCGCATTATAGTGATTTACTCGCGAGTAATTATTCAAATAATATAAAGAAATCTACCGGTGGCTCCACTGGTCAACCGTTTAGCTTCGAATTAAACACCGACAGTAATACTAGGCGTGAAGCCATAATGTGGCGTGGCTATGGCTGGCTAGGTGCAGGGTTAGGACATAAAACCCTTTATTTATGGGGAGCTGATGTTGGCGAACCCACCTTTTTAAAAAGAATGAAAACAGACCTTTATCATAAGTTTTATAATCGCAAAATGCTTAATTCATTTGCAATGGATAAAGATAATATGATTGATTATGTAAAAGAGATTAGTGCTTATAAACCCAAGGCATTAGTGTCTTATGTTAATCCACTTTATGAACTTGCCTGTTATATCAATAAAAACAATACACCGGTTTTTTCTCCTAACACTATTTTAACGGGAGCCGAACCCCTTCATGACTTCCAACGCACTGAAATAGAAAAGGCTTTTAACTGCAATGTTTACGACACCTTCGGTTGTCGAGAATTTATGTTAATGTCTGCGGAGTGCACTGAGTATAAGAACTTACACATTAATAGTGATCACTTAGTAGTTGAAACGCTTTCAGAGCAAGGTAAACCGGTTTATGAGCAGAGTGGCGATTTAGTTATAACCGATTTGTATAATTTTGGCATGCCTCTTATTCGTTATGTAAATGGTGATAGAGCTACACTGATAAATGAACCCTGCCGTTGTGGTAACCCGCTACCTTTGATGAGTAGTGTGGATGGCAGGAAACTAGATATTATAAAAACACCATCAGGGAAAACCATTCCCGGAGAATTATTTCCGCACTTGTTTAAAGAGTTCAAAGGTATTTCCCGTTTTCAAGTGAAGCAGAGCAAAATTGATGAAGTGCATATTTTCATTATTGCCAACGAAAAATTCACAAAAGAAGATCAAAACAACATTACTACTGAAATAAATAAATATGCAACCAATGAACTTAATTTAAAATTTAAATTAGTTGATGACATTCCATTAACTATTAGCGGCAAACATAGAGTGACTATTTGTGAAGTCTGATACAAAAAATAAAAGTTCATTGGTAATTATAACTAATTTATTCCCACTTCCTTGGGAGCCTAATAGAGCAACCTTTAACCGCCAACAATTCGCTCAACTTGATGACGAGTTTGACAAAAGTGTATTAGTGCCTATAGCCTTTTCTGAATGGTTTTCTCATAAAAAGGAAATAAAGCAAACTGAAAATTTAAGATACGTTCCCTACTTTTATCTGCCTAAAGTGGGGCGTCGTTTTTATAGTGTCTTTATGTTTTTGTCTATTTTAATGCACTCTGGTTGGTGGTTAATTAATAAAAAGCCGAAAATAATATTGGCGAGTTGGGCTTTTCCTGAAGCGGTTGCCGCCAGTTGGTTAAGTAAGTTATTTAACTGTCATTTCTTTTTTAAAGTTCACGGTAGCGATATTAACCTACATGGAAAAATTCCCGCTCGGGCTCAACAAATAGTAAAGGCAGCTAAAAGAGCATCGGGTATTTTATCAGTTTCAAAAGCACTCGCAGATGAAATGGTAGGCATGGGTATTGAACGGAAAAAAATATCGGTTATTTATAATGGCGTTGACCATCAAAGGTTCGGTGTAGAAACAAAAACACCATTAAGCGGTGACTATCTTTTATATGTTGGAAACTTAAAGCATGACAAAGGTGTCGTCGAGCTTATCAAGGGGTTTGCAAACATCTGTGAGAATTATCCTACATTACATCTTGTCTATGCAGGGTCTGGCGTAGAGAAAGAACGGCTTGTTGAATTGTCAAAAACACTCAATATTGCTGATAAAGTTCAATTACTGGGCTCTGTTGAACATCATAAATTACCCGCGCTGATTACTCACGCTAAAGCATTAGTATTACCCAGTTATAACGAAGGGGTTCCTAATGTTATTTTAGAAGCTATGGCTTGTGGCACGCCTGTATTAGCAACAAGAGTTGGTGGAATTCCGGAAGTAATAGACGAAAAAATCTGTGGCAAGTTAATTAAACTACGCTGTGAAATAGCGGTAGAGAATGGCTTAAATTACATACTCAATCAACCTTGGAATAAGAAACAAATACAAGCGCATAGTAAAAAATTCACATGGGAAAACAATAAACGCCAACTCATTGAGTTACTGTCAGTTAATAACTAATTTGAGAAATAAAGTTATATTGGCAAAGGTTAAATTACTGTTACAATGTTTTTATAACGTTTCATTTTTCGACGGACTCGAAGTTTAATGCGAAATAAAATTATATATTTCATACGATCTAAGCTCTTGCCTGATAGCTTGTTTTTGATCAATGGGAAAAGAGAGTCTAAATCACTTTATTTAACTTTTGACGATGGTCCTGTTCAAGGTGTCACTGAAGAGTTACTTGAATTACTTGCACAACATAAAGTAAAAGCTACTTTTTTTATTATTGGCTCTCGCATCAGCAAATCATCGGATTTACTAAAAAAGATACATCAACAAAAACATACAATTGCAAATCATTCATACAGCCACCCTAATTTCACTAAGTTATCAAGTGAAACAATGCTTGAACAAATAATCACAACAAATGAGCTAATTAGGGCAACTACTCAACAATGTTGTCGATTATTTCGCGCCCCCCAAGGCCGCTGGAGTATCAGGTTACTGTTTAAGTTATTTCGTTTAAAAATGACAGCAGTACATTGGAGTCGAGACTCTATGGATTTTCTTAAAGAGCAACCAGAAAAAATTGTGAAACGTTTTATTGATGAGCCAGTAAAGAATGGCGACATTATATTATTTCATGATGATAACTCTCGTTGTATCGAGGCGTTAAAAACCTTAATACCCCATTGGCATTCTCAAGGTTTTAGTCTCAACGCATTGGAGAATAAATAAAAGTGAATATTCTGTTTCATCATAGAACTCGTGGGCGTGGTGCCGAAGGTGTTCATATAAGAGGCGTGGTCAAAGGTTTAAGGCAGTTAAATAATCGTGTTGATATCTTATCCTTGCCCGGAGCTGAGCCTGAAGTTGAAGAAGCAAAAGCTATTGATGAAAAGGTGAATCAGCCTCCGACTAAAAAAAGTAGTTTTTCCATACTTTCTGATCTCACTAAACATGTACCAGAATTTGTTTTCGAACTTTTTGAGCTTGCGTTTAATTTAATCGCGGTAATACGTTTACGTAAAACCGTTAAAGAAAAAAACATTACCCTTATTTACGAGCGTTATTCCTTATTTATGTTTGCCAGTGTTTGGTGGGCAAAACGTCATAACTTACCTATAGTGTTAGAAATCAACGACTCTTGCCAAGTCCAAAGGGTGCGTTCATTAACCTTTAAAAAACTTGCTGCAAAAATTGAAGGCTGGATTTTTAAAAATGCTACCGGCCTAGTGTTTATTTCAACACGTTTTAAGGAAGTGGCTGAGCAAGCATACGGTGAAATTTCAAATTCTGTTGTATCACCTAATGGCGCCGACTTAGATAAATTTATCATTGATGAAACCTCTGGCTTAGCATTACGAAGTAAACTGGGAGTTGAAAACAAAATAGTGCTTGGTTATGTTGGTGCATTCGTTCATTGGCATGGTATTGATTGGTTTGTTGATTTGGCTTGTCAAAAATTAAAGGAAACACCTGAGTTAGTATTATTGCTAGTAGGAGACGGTGTCGCTTTTGAGGGCATTAAAAAACGCGTTATTGAAGCAGGTGTTGAATCTCAAGTTATTTTACCTGGTAAAGTCCCGCATCATGAAGTTTCATCCTTTTTGTCAGCAATGGATTTAGGTATATTACCTGATTCAAATGATTATGGTTCACCGATGAAATTATTTGAATTTATGGCGATGGGCAAAGGCATGATTGCTCCAGATTTCAGCCCTATTGCAGAAGTTGTTCAAGATAACGCGACAAGTTGGTTATTTCCAGCGAGCAATAAACAAGCGTGTATAGACAAGGTTTTTGAGATTGTTAATGATAGAGAAGCTCATCAAGAAGTTGGCAAAAAGGCTCGAGCCTATATTGAAAACGAACGACAATGGAAACATAATGCTGAACAATTGTTATCATTAGTTACTGCTAGAGAGAAAGCTTGATGCAAAAAATAATAGCTGATTTAAAGCGTAAGCAACAAATTTTTGCAGACGATGGTGCTAAAGTAAGCATGTTAAGAATTTTGATGGCTGATGGCACTAGTGCAAATATTATTTATCGATGTATGCGCTGGTGTGCAACACATCGTTTAGGCCTGGTAGCCTATTTTTTTCAATGGCTAAATAAATTGGTGAATGGTTGTGTGATCGGCAGTGGTGCAAATTTTTCCTCTGGTTTTGTCATTATGCATCCTATTGGCATTGTTATTAACTCTAAAGTAATTGGTGGGCACAATATTACTTTAGAGAGTGGTGTTGTCATTGGTGATGAGAAAGGTAAATCGCCTTGCTTAGAAAATAATATTTTTATCGGTTCTGGCGCTAAAATTATTGGCCAATTATCCATTGAAGACAATGTGAAAATTGGTGCGAATGCTGTCTTAACAAAAGATGCTAAATACGGTTCAACCATGCTGGGTATTCCAGCAAAAGCCTATTTAAAAAATAACAAAGGCACAAATTTATAATGGTAAATATTTTTTGGTTCAGTTTAGCTGTCATCATTTACAGTTATTTTATTTATCCATTCATTTTGCTAATATTTAGTGCTGTAAAGCAAGCTATTAGTGATACACGCTATCTTTGGAAAAAGAGCCAACGTAGAGTTGTAGACAAAGACAACCTACCCCCTGTATCGATAATAATAGCC
The DNA window shown above is from Colwellia psychrerythraea 34H and carries:
- a CDS encoding acyltransferase family protein; translated protein: MYYRKEIDGLRAIAVMPVIFFHAGFSSFSGGYIGVDIFFVISGYLITSILLKEMENDKFSLLSFYERRARRILPALSAVLIVTSIAAFCLMPAELLKSYSQSVVAVVTFSSNIFFYLTNGYFSTASDEKPLLHTWSLAVEEQYYLFFPILMSALWSKGKKYLYSLLFIMTVISLFFAQYLAMNNHIDANFYLIFSRAWELFIGSLIAFGKPISVADKRIRNELGGIVGLLLIIYSILTFDNETPFPSFYTLIPVLGTGFIIRFAHAETYIGRLLCNNLFVSIGLISYSLYLWHQPIFAFLRLKTIGEPLNIWFYMAIILTFFLAITSYRYIEKPFRNKSAYSKKAIFKLSGISLSLFLLIGVLGHVGNGFKGRFPENKFTDSIKFSPKREACHTQGDSFLKPSAACRYFEKDVKWASFGDSHIVEPTYALAKQLEENNLGILHLSFSGCPPALLFDVNVKGCSEWIKQSLDYLENDKTITNVLLGFRYSEFLFGGQQHNYPELPNISPKNRIKVTQKSQSTAELRDIYWDSLDAIVQRLLRAGKTVHIMYPIPEMPLHVNKAISPFSIFSDESMLDLEQSVSKSYYMRRNEFIINKLNSLVYGDKLYRIKPFERLCGESYCSIIHKGSALYFDDNHLSLTGAELLMRDIAKNHRKS
- a CDS encoding lipid II:glycine glycyltransferase FemX translates to MKVIINKDISAAEWDKRVTHCGGNYFHTHAYALYETNNSSGTPLFLSLVTPNGDVEGIAVVHLESPKLWPFSIYCKKASFGALPETLNSDDLLPFMRLIEDELAKLGVFYIFNHAYESRHSKDILTVLGYQLNERSEFYISLEASEDDIWKKLKGSKRTDIRKAEKKGVESVFKHSIESVAQLKSMQKSALARKGVVVSNHSKMVKRIKDKLIDLDRAVVVTSKVDNEAINAGLFGYYNDKVYYVISGSTIDGNKFSGPAHMIWHTILQFKKKGFKSINLGGVSEGESQNQAGLFSFKKDFGAEIVNQPSGQKILSSTGNLLNKVKNWLQLLKATKLNYNS
- a CDS encoding glycosyltransferase gives rise to the protein MTRILIVITEYEPFSASGVNRIRFFKRFLEQHGHFVAILSTITSAQGLKSNQIFDSENNIYRAFTLSLLQRRLLSSRRLPIYPSLAKTGKYATWIPFAVNKGKNLVKKLDIDLIFTSFPDFASVDVAEKIARATGKKLITDFRDPPYWIYDKVDESAKTKVCQPIVERAVSLSQEIITCTEDSTQSLKDYYQFNTNTTVIGNGFDRDIINQIKADNPKLNNTFELVHIGSFYNEGRDIKPIVRAIEKNCKHTDKKIKLRLIGDIPDLSTQNHLKNTAKSFEVSIEPPVPMEAALAIAKSADALLLLQGSRFDRQIPTKAYEYLALNRPVWAVIGADGATKKLLDKYSDNVVYSDYDDEDCIVSEFPRLLNFQVNERNCDELSRQAQIEQILSLVNC
- a CDS encoding lipopolysaccharide biosynthesis protein, which produces MKKQLIKSSTFRTLEVIIITVISLVLTPYLIHHLGDAHYGLWILILSALGWFNFIDLGFAYAVQRNIVLALENKDNHRINIVFSVAVALFSVLGFIAAFCVLVLAFFPELLGINEKEQSIATIAFSILAIKVFLDFIMNCFHGFFTAYLRMDIDANLGTLNMVVKSILVFYLIIDMNIYGAVFATIAADILTHSLKMHFARKLHPEFKFVLHLVKFSEVRQLFAFSKHLILMGMAKSVNRRVDPIIISHLLGLKFVAIYNVINSLMNQVESLVGAIVGVFQPVLTKMVARNTGLDGTFKLIISINFFTVILLYMPLAILAEDFITLWIGLDYAQAGQLAPILGFAYICRTVSRPISSLLLAKAQHQLLSVVNLLGALLNIGLSLVLGSQWGLLGIAIATACSFFVSDVILHLVLLNKYTELPVLKPILEFIKLVVLYILLVVLGISMMQLFEPLNWGQLIIAAIACVCIALLIAWPMLLDKEVKQKLLGMLIKTGKAHD
- a CDS encoding phenylacetate--CoA ligase family protein; the encoded protein is MYAFILRRFLMPAYEKIKGKNLLHHLEIYESNLTLTKKQLEDKQWQALEALITHAFEYTSFYPKHWAKSGINSRNDIKCMADFAKLPVVTKDDISAHYSDLLASNYSNNIKKSTGGSTGQPFSFELNTDSNTRREAIMWRGYGWLGAGLGHKTLYLWGADVGEPTFLKRMKTDLYHKFYNRKMLNSFAMDKDNMIDYVKEISAYKPKALVSYVNPLYELACYINKNNTPVFSPNTILTGAEPLHDFQRTEIEKAFNCNVYDTFGCREFMLMSAECTEYKNLHINSDHLVVETLSEQGKPVYEQSGDLVITDLYNFGMPLIRYVNGDRATLINEPCRCGNPLPLMSSVDGRKLDIIKTPSGKTIPGELFPHLFKEFKGISRFQVKQSKIDEVHIFIIANEKFTKEDQNNITTEINKYATNELNLKFKLVDDIPLTISGKHRVTICEV
- a CDS encoding glycosyltransferase; this translates as MKSDTKNKSSLVIITNLFPLPWEPNRATFNRQQFAQLDDEFDKSVLVPIAFSEWFSHKKEIKQTENLRYVPYFYLPKVGRRFYSVFMFLSILMHSGWWLINKKPKIILASWAFPEAVAASWLSKLFNCHFFFKVHGSDINLHGKIPARAQQIVKAAKRASGILSVSKALADEMVGMGIERKKISVIYNGVDHQRFGVETKTPLSGDYLLYVGNLKHDKGVVELIKGFANICENYPTLHLVYAGSGVEKERLVELSKTLNIADKVQLLGSVEHHKLPALITHAKALVLPSYNEGVPNVILEAMACGTPVLATRVGGIPEVIDEKICGKLIKLRCEIAVENGLNYILNQPWNKKQIQAHSKKFTWENNKRQLIELLSVNN
- a CDS encoding polysaccharide deacetylase family protein, with the translated sequence MRNKIIYFIRSKLLPDSLFLINGKRESKSLYLTFDDGPVQGVTEELLELLAQHKVKATFFIIGSRISKSSDLLKKIHQQKHTIANHSYSHPNFTKLSSETMLEQIITTNELIRATTQQCCRLFRAPQGRWSIRLLFKLFRLKMTAVHWSRDSMDFLKEQPEKIVKRFIDEPVKNGDIILFHDDNSRCIEALKTLIPHWHSQGFSLNALENK